GCGTTCGCGGTTGATCTGCTCCGTGTCCTCCAACACGTACTTGTTGACCTGCCTGAGGAGCTCTTCGTGTTTGGCTTTAATGTGAACAAACAGCTCCTGCTCCGTTTGAAAGCGGCGGGTGCATTTTACACACTTGAAGCTCGCGCCGCCTTCGGGCAGCTCCTCCACGCTGTTCTGCTCGTTGCGGAGGTGAGCGGCACTGGTCAGGTGCTGGTGGAGGTTACTCTCGGTGTAGAAGGACTtgccgcacagcagacagtgaaAGTGCTTGTCCTTTGTCGGGTGCTTCATTGAAATGTGCACGTTGAGGCCACTGATGCCGTCAGCCAAGAAGCCACAGTCCTCACAGCGGATGCGAGTGCTAATCCCCTTCTCCTCCTCTTTCACCTTCACCTCTTTGGGATTAAACTTCTTCACTAATGGAATGGGGGAACTGAGGGATGGGAAGCAGGGGGACGCTGGTGATCCTTCAGCCAGACAGACAACACCAGACTCACCAGCGAAAAACAGATCCTCCTGCACCACCTGCTCCTGTTCTGCGAGGCCCTTCATTGATACAATGCAGGCATCAAAAGGCGGGGCCTTGGACATCTGTGTATCGGAATGAGGGATGGTTGCCTCCTCCTTCGCCACATCTGCATTCAAGCATAACTGCTCGTCCTGTCCAGACTGAGCCGGGACACAAGCCTGCTGGGATTCAGAAAGTGCTGCAGGTCCAACGGTCTGGTTGGCTGGTTGAGCTGCACCACTAGTGGAAGGTGCGACACGCTCTTGTCGTCTCTCTTCATGCTCAGCACCATCAATGACATATACAATGTCTGGGCCTTCCTCACCGGCGGCAGCATCTTCAGCCTGCAAGGAGACAGACTGCTCAGCTGGACGTGGTCTCTCCGTAGACTGGTTGCCTTCGGAACAAGATGTCTCTGTGAGGCTACACAGCTCAGGATTAGCCTTGGTCACATCAATGGCTTCCTTCGCTTTCATGGAGAGCGGCAAAGGTCTTTTCTCCTGACTTCCTACTTGCTCCAGGTATTTCTGACTTTTTTgcttgtgtttgtctgtgttggCATGGCGAGACATTTCTCTGCGTGTTACAGCATAGTAGCTACACGCCAGGCAGGCGTACTCAAAGTCATTGGTGTGCCTTCTCTTGACATGAAGGTAGAGCGAAGACATTGACTGAGCTACAAAGTCACACTGGCTACAGGCTTTAATGGAGTCAGATTTGACCGTTTCCTGGCTTGTGTCAGGCTGCGTCTGCTCGTGGGCACTGTTTTCTTGGGACCCTGTGTTGTCACATCCTTGCTCTTTGGCAGCAGTCTGAAAGCCTGCGTTCAGTTCCTGGACTGCCGTGTGATTCTGGGTCTTGACTGGGTCCGGATCTGCACACTCTTGTGCACGTTTGACATGTTTCTTGGTGATGCAGTGGCGATCCATGTCACCTTTGGTTACGCAGCTGTAGTTGCAGAGCGTGCAGTTGTAGCCGTATTCCTTGCTGTGTTTGCGGCGCACATGAATGCTGAGATTGGTCATGTTGGACATCACCAGGCCACAGCATGGACAGGTTTTACTGTTCTCCTGTTTGGGACGACCTCTCCGCTTGCTGGGAGGGGGCTCCATGTCATCCTCCTTGGTCAGTGTAGCTTTAGCTCCTTCAGCTGCCTCTTGAATTTCCTGGTCTCCTTCTGTCAAAGAAGGTGATCCTTCTCCATCAACGCTCTGAGCCACATCGTCGACAGCGGCACCATCTCCAACCCCGTCCCTGCGCACCTTCTCAATACAGATCTCAAATCTTTTTTCCCGTTGATTATGTTGCTGGTGGCTATCCGAGGCCAGGTGAGCGTCCATCCATTCAGCCGTGGCAGAATAAAAATGGCACAACTTGCAGTGGTACCAGTCGCAGCCTGGGTGTTTGACTCGAGTATGGCTCTCAAGCGAAGCAGGGGTGCTGACTCTATAATcacaactcccacatttgagctGGAACCTGCTGAGGGAGCCTTTGAGTGCAACGTGTGCTTGGACAGCAGCGCCAGTGATGCTGGAGTCACTGAGTTCCTCTTCTTCATCCATGTCTTCATCAGCATCAACTGAAAGACATTTCACAAATCTTTAATAAGACTGATGCTATTTAAGTCTTTTCAAATTAAATTCATTGACACTACCCATCCACGTCCCAATGTGCATAAAACgcttaaaaacagcatttttacttGCCAGTTCAAATAATATagtgtttgaaaaaaattttaaccaaacaacttTGGAAAGACTGACTGTGATGTCCTGTTATTCATACAAAGTAGAAAGTTAAATACAATACATGATGTACAACATAGAATGAATCCGTCGGGAAGTTTATGATTTTGTCCTGAACTTGTTCGGAAGTTTACTTTTATCCATGCGTTgtctgtttgtcttctgtttgcatCCAAAAGTGCTGCACTCCCGCATTCGGTGGTTGCCACAAATCCACCAGAGACCGACCAATTAGGTGTCTTTCTGACCTGGACAAATTAGTTTAGTCCATTATGAAGCAGTTTATTTAATCTTTCACTGTGTGACGCCACCACAGCATATGAATTGTGTTTGAAGCATGGAATacgtttatatagcacttttccatctgaatcagaagctcaaaacgctttacaatgatgGCTCACATACACCCACCGATGTCATAAAAGGCGCTCAGCTGCACACTGGGACCAACTGGGGGAGTAAGAGCTCACCTAAGAGCCCAGTCATTTTTCGGTCTGGtgggggtttgaacagaggatcctctggtcccaagctcaacgtttaaccactagacctcccCAACATCAACTGCATTAGAGAACAGCCAATACTCACATGTGAAGGGAGTGTCCCTGGTGTGGTATCTCTGCACGTGCACATCAAGAGGGGCCTTGTCTCGAAACTCTTGTCCACAGTAGTTGCAGGAGTGGatcatcttgggctttggtgttcGTTTGCTTACACGTCTCTCTTGAGAAAGGATCCTGTGATCTTCATCTCCCTGCTGCTCATGCGACTCTTGGTTACTTTCATTTGTACCCTTTGTATTAATCCCATCATCACTTTCTAACAGTCTGACCTCCTCACCACCAGATTCTGGTTCTGACTGCTGCTTCTGTTCAATCTCACCAGTCATCATATCAGAGATGTTTTTGCCATCTTCAGGTGGCTCTGCCATATATGTGTTCTTTGTCACATTCTTCCCGTGTTTTCTTGCACAGTGAATCTTCAACGCCCTGGGACATTTGGCTAGAAAGCCACAGATGTTACAGAGGTGTTCTCCATCCAGAGGAACGGAGACCGATCGTGACACTTCAGCCGCTTCCTCATCCACGTTATCAGGCTGACCAGTCCGAGTCGGGAACTCAGTTTTGGTCATCGCCAGTTCCTCATCACCTGTTTGCACCTTCACACCACTTTCAGCATCTTTGC
The Thalassophryne amazonica chromosome 7, fThaAma1.1, whole genome shotgun sequence genome window above contains:
- the znf407 gene encoding zinc finger protein 407 isoform X2 — its product is MDNDVISAEETEGKDAESGVKVQTGDEELAMTKTEFPTRTGQPDNVDEEAAEVSRSVSVPLDGEHLCNICGFLAKCPRALKIHCARKHGKNVTKNTYMAEPPEDGKNISDMMTGEIEQKQQSEPESGGEEVRLLESDDGINTKGTNESNQESHEQQGDEDHRILSQERRVSKRTPKPKMIHSCNYCGQEFRDKAPLDVHVQRYHTRDTPFTFDADEDMDEEEELSDSSITGAAVQAHVALKGSLSRFQLKCGSCDYRVSTPASLESHTRVKHPGCDWYHCKLCHFYSATAEWMDAHLASDSHQQHNQREKRFEICIEKVRRDGVGDGAAVDDVAQSVDGEGSPSLTEGDQEIQEAAEGAKATLTKEDDMEPPPSKRRGRPKQENSKTCPCCGLVMSNMTNLSIHVRRKHSKEYGYNCTLCNYSCVTKGDMDRHCITKKHVKRAQECADPDPVKTQNHTAVQELNAGFQTAAKEQGCDNTGSQENSAHEQTQPDTSQETVKSDSIKACSQCDFVAQSMSSLYLHVKRRHTNDFEYACLACSYYAVTRREMSRHANTDKHKQKSQKYLEQVGSQEKRPLPLSMKAKEAIDVTKANPELCSLTETSCSEGNQSTERPRPAEQSVSLQAEDAAAGEEGPDIVYVIDGAEHEERRQERVAPSTSGAAQPANQTVGPAALSESQQACVPAQSEATIPHSDTQMSKAPPFDACIVSMKGLAEQEQVVQEDLFFAGESGVVCLAEGSPASPCFPSLSSPIPLVKKFNPKEVKVKEEEKGISTRIRCEDCGFLADGISGLNVHISMKHPTKDKHFHCLLCGKSFYTESNLHQHLTSAAHLRNEQNSVEELPEGGASFKCVKCTRRFQTEQELFVHIKAKHEELLRQVNKYVLEDTEQINREREENKGCVCKYCGKVCKNSNSMSFLAHIRTHTGSRPFKCKICDFAAAQLGDARNHVKRHLGMREYRCDICGWEFVMKKHLSTHLLGKHGLGQPKERKFECTVCERSFSEKWALNNHMKLHSGVKPYKCAWPSCHYTFLNLSAMKDHYRTHTGEKSYLCDLCGFAGGTKHALTKHRRQHTGERPFKCKLCNFASTTQSHLSRHNRVHTGEKPYRCPWCDYRSNCAENIRKHILHTGKHEGVKMYNCPKCDFATNAPMEFRNHLKDNHPDIENPDLAYLHAGIVSKSFDCRLKGQGAAFVEVETVVSPVHRKGPSEVFHEDEHIQQVIIIQGYSEGGVAIDQSLEASAAATLQTLAMAGQVAEVLHITEDGQVIASGREVASAGAHLAGGSTQYVVLESGQTKEELQGAAAGAARQSHVVSESSTALDALLSAVSEMGQQEQLQGEAAVHHEVVTSEVAVPAAVQQEVKKQQQEEEEMEVIQDAGAEGMQEVLQLAASQMMKEGLTQVIVNEEGTHYIVTELDNCTLQVEGGVYGEGGAELQQAEQSDEEQMVVYLDGASHNVVLEE
- the znf407 gene encoding zinc finger protein 407 isoform X1, whose amino-acid sequence is MDNDVISAEETEGKDAESGVKVQTGDEELAMTKTEFPTRTGQPDNVDEEAAEVSRSVSVPLDGEHLCNICGFLAKCPRALKIHCARKHGKNVTKNTYMAEPPEDGKNISDMMTGEIEQKQQSEPESGGEEVRLLESDDGINTKGTNESNQESHEQQGDEDHRILSQERRVSKRTPKPKMIHSCNYCGQEFRDKAPLDVHVQRYHTRDTPFTFDADEDMDEEEELSDSSITGAAVQAHVALKGSLSRFQLKCGSCDYRVSTPASLESHTRVKHPGCDWYHCKLCHFYSATAEWMDAHLASDSHQQHNQREKRFEICIEKVRRDGVGDGAAVDDVAQSVDGEGSPSLTEGDQEIQEAAEGAKATLTKEDDMEPPPSKRRGRPKQENSKTCPCCGLVMSNMTNLSIHVRRKHSKEYGYNCTLCNYSCVTKGDMDRHCITKKHVKRAQECADPDPVKTQNHTAVQELNAGFQTAAKEQGCDNTGSQENSAHEQTQPDTSQETVKSDSIKACSQCDFVAQSMSSLYLHVKRRHTNDFEYACLACSYYAVTRREMSRHANTDKHKQKSQKYLEQVGSQEKRPLPLSMKAKEAIDVTKANPELCSLTETSCSEGNQSTERPRPAEQSVSLQAEDAAAGEEGPDIVYVIDGAEHEERRQERVAPSTSGAAQPANQTVGPAALSESQQACVPAQSGQDEQLCLNADVAKEEATIPHSDTQMSKAPPFDACIVSMKGLAEQEQVVQEDLFFAGESGVVCLAEGSPASPCFPSLSSPIPLVKKFNPKEVKVKEEEKGISTRIRCEDCGFLADGISGLNVHISMKHPTKDKHFHCLLCGKSFYTESNLHQHLTSAAHLRNEQNSVEELPEGGASFKCVKCTRRFQTEQELFVHIKAKHEELLRQVNKYVLEDTEQINREREENKGCVCKYCGKVCKNSNSMSFLAHIRTHTGSRPFKCKICDFAAAQLGDARNHVKRHLGMREYRCDICGWEFVMKKHLSTHLLGKHGLGQPKERKFECTVCERSFSEKWALNNHMKLHSGVKPYKCAWPSCHYTFLNLSAMKDHYRTHTGEKSYLCDLCGFAGGTKHALTKHRRQHTGERPFKCKLCNFASTTQSHLSRHNRVHTGEKPYRCPWCDYRSNCAENIRKHILHTGKHEGVKMYNCPKCDFATNAPMEFRNHLKDNHPDIENPDLAYLHAGIVSKSFDCRLKGQGAAFVEVETVVSPVHRKGPSEVFHEDEHIQQVIIIQGYSEGGVAIDQSLEASAAATLQTLAMAGQVAEVLHITEDGQVIASGREVASAGAHLAGGSTQYVVLESGQTKEELQGAAAGAARQSHVVSESSTALDALLSAVSEMGQQEQLQGEAAVHHEVVTSEVAVPAAVQQEVKKQQQEEEEMEVIQDAGAEGMQEVLQLAASQMMKEGLTQVIVNEEGTHYIVTELDNCTLQVEGGVYGEGGAELQQAEQSDEEQMVVYLDGASHNVVLEE